The sequence below is a genomic window from Pelmatolapia mariae isolate MD_Pm_ZW linkage group LG9, Pm_UMD_F_2, whole genome shotgun sequence.
TATCCAATTACATAAGCACCAACAAGTAGAATATGCACTAATAATCATAGACGTATTCTCAAGGTGGCCAGAAATTTACCCAGTAAAGAAAAATGATGCAATCTCAGTGGcaaaatgtttgtgtaatcaTTTTATTCCCACCTATGGAATACCAAGCCTAATAAGATCTGACAATGGCACACATTTCGTAAATGAGGTAATATCAAAAGTCTCTGAAGCACTGGGCTTCAGTATAAAGCATCATTGTTCATACCACCCACAGAGTGCAGGGTTGGTAGAAAGAACAAACGGCACTATAAAACAAAGACTAAGGAAATGCATGGCGGAAACTGGTCGCCCCTGGCCTGAATGTGTGGGTCtagtcaaaatgtggatgagactAACACAAGGCTCACAGAAGCTGACACCCTTTGAAATAGTACATGGGCGGCCCTTTCCTCTACCTATTACAAGTGAACCGATAGACAAATCTATAAGAGAAACAACACTAGCGGAATGGATGACAaaactgttagaaaacaaagaaataattctgAACAATCAACTGCCAGATGATTCTCTTCCAGTCTCTTCCAGGTTGAAACCAGGAGATTGGATCCTGATAAAagtgctccagaggaaaaagTGGAGCTCCCCGAGGTGGGAAGGACCTTACCAAGTCCTCCTGGccacaccaacagcctgcaaaaTTGCTGAACGACCTTCCTGGATTCATCAGAGCCACTGTAAAAGAGTGAGTGACAGCCCATAGACACTGAGACGCCAGCACCCCTGCCTGTTAGTGATCTGGGAGGTGGAGAGAGGGCTGTTTGGGTAAATCCCGCCCTTGTTCTTCTCGCCCCTAGTCTACTCACTCACAGGACCAGGTGTGTTCGGTCATCATGAAGACCATACTCGCTCTGGTGGCCAGTATCACAATTCTGTTGGGACTGCTGTTACTGATTccacaagaagaagaacagcaCCACCTGGAGACAAGACTGACCCATGACGCAATACATCCAGACgacatgacacaagatcacaACCACCCATGGATGAACAATGCCTGGTACCGTTATGTGTACAACTCCACAAGAGACAAAAACTGTTACATCTGTTCACACATGCCTCTCACTGCAAAACACTTGACCCTGTACGGCACACCCGCACCACTAAATGAAGGACTGTGCATATATGAGAAAGCAGCCCGCGGCCAGTGTGATAACCAAACGATGAGAAAATTGGAGAAGTGGATATGTCTGGGAGACCCTAACGTCCAGAACATCAACGTCACCACAACAGTAGGACAAGAAGACCCGACCTATCTAATGGACCTATGCACTAACATCACCAACACGTCAGAGCCTAACAGGTACACGTACGCCTGTGAGGACAAACACTGGGTGAATATGTCACTCAGCACCCCAAACATCACTGTGCTGGCTGTGGTAACCACGTACACTTTTCCCTTATGTGTCGTGTTTGTCAACATCACCAAAGGAGCGACTCACTACAGCCTATCTGGCGCATGCCAATACACCCTGACACTACCGACTCTTACAAAGAAACTCTACTGGGTCGAGGGGATCGGCTGGTGGTGTCAAGGATATGACAAACAACCCCAAACATACCTAGCCGTGCCCGAAAACTATGAGGGACAATGTGTGCCACTGATGCTAAGCGATCACACCTTCAAGATAACAGTAGGAGCAGCCCGTGCGCGGACACGCCGGAGACGAACGATACAACCACACGACCCAATTTGGGGCTCTGACGTCCCAGAGGAATTCAAACAATGGACCACAGGACAAAAGGTCGCCCATGCCCTTTTCCCATGGGTAGGAGTTGGAAAGCACGCCCTTAGAATTGAGACTCTGAACTACCGTTTTGGACTGTTCCTGAATGCATCCTGTAAAGTGAATAACGCGCAGAATGAAGAAATCGACGCCTTGCGCCTTAGTACAATGCAACATCGTGTGGCGTTAGACATGATTTTGGCCGAGAAAGGCG
It includes:
- the LOC134635027 gene encoding uncharacterized protein LOC134635027, which produces MKTILALVASITILLGLLLLIPQEEEQHHLETRLTHDAIHPDDMTQDHNHPWMNNAWYRYVYNSTRDKNCYICSHMPLTAKHLTLYGTPAPLNEGLCIYEKAARGQCDNQTMRKLEKWICLGDPNVQNINVTTTVGQEDPTYLMDLCTNITNTSEPNRYTYACEDKHWVNMSLSTPNITVLAVVTTYTFPLCVVFVNITKGATHYSLSGACQYTLTLPTLTKKLYWVEGIGWWCQGYDKQPQTYLAVPENYEGQCVPLMLSDHTFKITVGAARARTRRRRTIQPHDPIWGSDVPEEFKQWTTGQKVAHALFPWVGVGKHALRIETLNYRFGLFLNASCKVNNAQNEEIDALRLSTMQHRVALDMILAEKGGLCVLFNTTCCTYIPNNVHSTNMSDALNTLHQLRRVQQQDYTHNTEDWLTWLFSGSWKSLLTKGLTFVGMLLMLLCLFSTCVLPCIRSMISKMFTVRLQAYIALSQVEQAQEKVQVEDDF